A genomic segment from Pseudomonas sessilinigenes encodes:
- a CDS encoding VOC family protein has product MPLTCLLRCNDLSRTREHYQRILGFAVSDGAESTLLVQLQDCRLTFTEQDLWGSAPGCTGTLYFALEDVQAYFDSIKDRADIAWPLQDMPYGTREFGIRDCNGYYLAFMQGQPVPD; this is encoded by the coding sequence ATGCCGCTGACCTGCCTGCTGCGCTGCAATGACCTGTCCCGCACCCGTGAGCATTACCAGCGGATACTCGGCTTCGCCGTCAGTGATGGCGCGGAGTCGACGCTGTTGGTGCAGTTGCAGGACTGTCGCCTGACGTTCACCGAGCAGGACCTGTGGGGCAGCGCCCCGGGCTGTACCGGGACCCTGTATTTCGCCCTGGAGGATGTGCAGGCCTATTTCGATTCGATCAAGGATCGGGCCGATATTGCCTGGCCCCTGCAGGACATGCCCTACGGCACTCGCGAGTTCGGCATCCGCGACTGCAACGGCTACTACCTGGCGTTCATGCAGGGCCAGCCGGTTCCGGACTGA